One Trachemys scripta elegans isolate TJP31775 chromosome 4, CAS_Tse_1.0, whole genome shotgun sequence genomic region harbors:
- the LRRC74A gene encoding leucine-rich repeat-containing protein 74A — MKQISFIPDQNEDMSEGSLSVESLFLADQSNSPAEEKMRADSSDTDLEIEDTERSFATMKGAELYLEACKLVGVVPVSYFLRNMEEPYMNLNHHGLGPQGAKAIAIALVSNTTITHLELEDNWILAEGVMCLVQMLRENCYIQELNISNNHIGTEGAEAISRMFLDNISSLRAVQLSGNNFREETAQYFAEALVGNYRVKELDLSHNEFSEKGGEHLGQMLANNEALEFLNLSWNHLRMKGAVALGAGLRVNGTLKILDLSWNGFGNEGALALGEALKLNNILVQLDISSNHINNEGAGKLAKGLEVNGNLKILKLSHNPLTVEGAIALVTSIRKNPKSKMEEINISNVLVNGSFLKLLDVVCQVHPELDVIYGGVRGFISKKPEQRPDPMMLIQVSSPDWLHSLSTQISNGHVNSTLY, encoded by the exons ATGAAGCAGATCAGTTTCATTCCAGACCAGAATGAGGATATGTCTGAGGGCAGCCTGTCTGTGGAATCCCTGTTTCTTGCTGACCAATCCAACAGCCCAGCAGAGGAAAAGATGAGAGCAGATAGCTCTGACACAGACCTAGAGATTGAAG ATACCGAGAGGTCCTTTGCAACCATGAAGGGTGCAGAGCTATATCTAGAAGCTTGCAAACtggtgggggtggtgcctgtctcttacttccttcGGAACATGGAGGAGCCTTACATGAACCTGAACCATCATGGTCTAGGACCCCAAGGTGCCAAAGCCATTGCCATCGCACTGGTG TCCAACACAACCATCACTCATCTGGAGCTGGAAGATAACTGGATCCTGGCTGAAGGAGTCATGTGTCTGGTACAGATGCTGCGAGAGAACTGCTACATTCAAGAGCTG AACATCTCCAATAATCACATTGGCACAGAAGGAGCGGAAGCCATCTCCAGGATGTTCCTGGATAATATTTCTAGTCTCCGGGCTGTTCAGCTCTCAG GAAACAACTTTAGGGAGGAAACTGCACAGTACTTTGCCGAGGCACTAGTG GGCAATTACCGAGTGAAGGAGCTGGACCTCAGCCACAATGAGTTCTCTGAGAAGGGAGGAGAGCATCTGGGACAGATGTTGG ccAACAATGAAGCACTGGAGTTTCTGAACCTGAGCTGGAACCACTTGCGGATGAAGGGGGCTGTGGCACTGGGTGCTGGTCTCAGA GTCAATGGAACGCTGAAGATACTTGACCTCTCATGGAATGGCTTTGGGAATGAAGGGGCTCTGGCCCTTGGAGAAGCTCTCAAACTTAACAACATTCTGGTCCAACTGGACATCAGCAGCAACCATATCAACAATGAAGGGGCTGGGAAGCTGGCCAAGGGGCTAGAGGTCAATGGAAATCTCAAAATCCTGAAG CTGTCTCATAATCCCCTAACTGTAGAGGGTGCCATTGCGCTTGTCACATCCATCAGGAAGAATCCAAAATCCAAGATGGAAGAGATCAACATCTCA AATGTGCTTGTGAATGGAAGCTTCCTCAAGCTGCTGGACGTGGTGTGTCAGGTGCACCCTGAATTAGATGTCATCTATGGTGGGGTTCGAGGCTTCATCTCCAAGAAGCCTGAACAGCGTCCAGACCCCATGATGCTGATTCAGGTGAGCAGTCCAGATTGGCTACATAGTCTCTCCACACAAATAAGCAATGGCCACGTTAACtccaccctatactga